In Primulina eburnea isolate SZY01 chromosome 3, ASM2296580v1, whole genome shotgun sequence, one DNA window encodes the following:
- the LOC140827489 gene encoding uncharacterized protein — translation MPQFVFSSTSPAHGCAPIVPCRVNPATRPSQPALVNSALNSAAMPPGTSHSTPTVSFRDALTPPSPRSRKKSFEDIRHSMVYLPEPSLLNGKLGIKFPDQFISDLIEPFKFALVGKISGNRSLVTNAHITSAFSKTGFTRDYKLNFLPKGFLIITLSCESDYALLWSKSVMLVGPLGIRFSKWTPEFRLQAESPIAPVWVRFPELPLHLYNKKSLYALAKLVGNPIKIDDFTAEVSRGAFARVCVELNVLEPRRDQIWVGWGDFSQEINVVYERIPAYCTDCKMLGHSSSVCYSNGKNPKPARPKPFPTESPSAHFPSHTNHMPSDGLLPTQHASPLNPQPQAGAAIWGPRRRNRRPAHPGPNIKAPTHSNAFEVLRNLEEDGPSAPTPQIQVPPIPALASPDLDPHVIVASSASPLTTVGEPHLVGHTQPSLSVKCAPLALQRAKEVEEEDAAHYVDCVEDLGSPHPLPLDPATVPGLCVANHSSHSVPTVSITDPRALFNPNSPPEVSSQSLAELVRSQGAPHSDPHSFISPSIGDDSLFHGRRAESCDGTDLDGEIRDTDMSQVNKRLTDSGDFQPKKNRRRARGLRNTKSEQRLHALIQLKRVQILAILEPMSVLDPSSMTRRLGFHGVVSNVSNQIWVFFSEGVTVELVVDHEQFLHLKLSAPFLPSDVFCSFVYAKCDYIERRHLWDSFIQVKPASGPWLVGGDFNVGRESSECLGSSGGRLLPMDEFNSFILDSGLIDAGFEGSSFTWTNKTIWKRLDRVLVSAGWCDLFHSIRVEHLPRSVSDHSPLFVSAHPLSRGPCSFRFQSMWTRHHGFLQTVRLNWNLPCHGAGMPRLFAKLKRLKNHLKWWNRDVFGNIFDNIIQAEKAVKLAEAACETNPSTLHWSRLSECNAQLAETIAMEEDFWKQKAACKWLEDGERNTKLFHNMVKKKRVTNKIFRIWDNGTCLTSPALIQQSGAAFFENLLTGDPSAWDRPVFHDFSPVISDLENNCLVALPTLEEVRATVFSIHRDSAAGPDGYSSAFFQHCWEIIHQDVFAAVRDFFGGSPMPQSFTATTITLIPKVEGAQAWTDFRPISLCNVTNKIISKLLYSRLSKVVGKLIAPNQSGFVPGRVISDNILLAHELTHSLGLPSRGGNVILKLDMAKAYDRVQWPFLLSVLRHLGFSEPVVSLVSACISHCKFSVNINGTPAGFFASTRGLRQGDPLSPLLFIIGAEYLSRGLNSLFLRHPSLKFRSGCDILISHLAYADDIIIFANGGARGMRCIKEFLWHYENCSGQLVNVAKSAIILPPRSPERLRTRLLRITGFAEGQLPLKYLGVPLFRGNRKSTLFEPLLMAVRKKLEGWESRTLSPGSRLTLLRSVLLSMPIYLFQVIQPPLAVIEKLELIFNGFLWGSRSLEKKWHWARWSRACLPTQEGGLGFRRLKDLVDSFSVKLWFRFRQGASLWARFLLQKYCRLDHPASVPLRGSVSPTWHRLLKIRARAEPGIRWRVGSGDVSFWDDIWFGDTPLSDQSVVWGPRAARVSSFLSEGSWDFDSLCSIVPPSIATEITLIPVTAGESDVARWTHSADGVFSLKSAWELIRTRAPVSDIFTPFWGRCLRPTISFFLWRLWHRWLPVDEVLQSCGISLGSKCQCCAMPETFCHIFLDGPVARSVWHFFGAVFRVQIPHTSDFLLFLSSWKRNLAWTPGGHMKEFLPFMILWFLWTARNDAKHRRRPISGETVKHQILSYIRLAHSASLVKPKLWLGFSQAAGLLGVSVILRPVLKMTIVRWLRPPPGVYKLNVDGSSRGSPGDSSVGGVVRDSSGRVVLSFSEFIGVGTNVRAELWAVWRGLLLCSDLSLFPLWIETDSLISIQIIRSRQCQWRFDHIVSRIHGLLRGRSVHLTHIYREGNSVADALATVAHSLRRRALGACCSTQAGSDAPFIRYGFSVSHPSAPLGSWSLDSCLRPFSSAVFALLCSHGFGPVQPFRACCLFSPLDAIVLFAFFYSGFAYVFSA, via the exons ATGCCCCAATTCGTCTTCTCCTCCACCTCGCCGGCCCACGGCTGTGCTCCGATAGTCCCCTGCCGAGTCAACCCAGCCACTCGACCGAGTCAACCCGCCCTGGTCAACTCAGCCCTTAACTCGGCAGCTATGCCCCCAGGTACGAGCCATTCTACTCCTACTGTATCTTTTCGTGATGCTTTGACTCCCCCTTCACCTAGATCCAGGAAAAAAAGTTTCGAGGATATCCGTCACTCGATGGTATATCTTCCGGAACCATCTCTTTTAAATGGCAAATTAGGAATCAAATTCCCGGACCAATTTATCTCTGATTTAATTGAGCCTTTTAAATTTGCATTGGTGGGGAAAATTTCTGGTAATCGATCTCTTGTCACCAATGCTCATATAACTTCAGCTTTCTCCAAAACGGGTTTCACCAGGGATTATAAGTTGAACTTTCTGCCCAAGGGCTTCTTAATAATAACACTTTCTTGTGAATCAGACTATGCGCTCCTTTGGTCTAAGAGTGTGATGTTGGTGGGACCTCTCGGCATACGCTTTTCCAAATGGACGCCTGAGTTCAGACTTCAGGCCGAATCACCTATTGCCCCAGTCTGGGTTCGTTTTCCTGAATTACCCTTACACCTCTACAATAAAAAGAGCCTCTATGCACTTGCCAAACTGGTGGGGAACCCGATTAAGATAGATGACTTCACTGCTGAGGTGTCTCGTGGTGCCTTTGCCCGTGTTTGTGTGGAACTCAATGTCCTAGAACCCCGTAGGGACCAAATTTGGGTTGGATGGGGCGACTTCTCGCAAGAAATTAATGTGGTTTATGAAAGAATCCCAGCTTACTGTACAGATTGCAAGATGTTAGGACACTCCTCGAGCGTTTGTTACTCCAATGGGAAGAACCCCAAGCCGGCTCGTCCCAAGCCTTTCCCCACTGAGTCTCCTTCGGCCCATTTCCCCTCTCATACTAATCATATGCCGTCTGATGGCCTCCTCCCCACCCAACACGCCTCTCCTTTGAACCCCCAGCCCCAAGCGGGTGCTGCTATTTGGGGCCCTCGTCGCAGGAACAGGCGGCCGGCCCATCCTGGCCCTAATATCAAAGCTCCCACTCACTCCAATGCCTTCGAAGTTCTTCGGAACCTAGAAGAGGATGGGCCTTCTGCACCCACCCCCCAGATTCAGGTCCCTCCTATACCCGCTCTGGCCTCTCCTGATCTGGACCCGCACGTCATTGTGGCTTCCTCTGCTTCCCCGCTCACTACTGTCGGTGAGCCTCATCTTGTCGGTCATACACAGCCATCCCTCTCGGTTAAATGTGCCCCTCTAGCTCTTCAACGGGCCaaggaggtggaggaggaggatgcTGCTCACTATGTCGACTGTGTGGAGGATCTTGGTTCCCCGCACCCCCTCCCTCTTGATCCTGCGACTGTCCCTGGCCTTTGTGTGGCCAATCACAGTAGTCATTCGGTCCCTACTGTCTCCATCACTGACCCGCGAGCTCTCTTTAATCCTAATTCCCCTCCGGAGGTCTCTTCCCAGTCGTTAGCGGAGCTTGTCCGTAGCCAGGGTGCCCCCCATTCTGATCCCCATTCTTTCATTTCCCCCTCGATTGGGGATGACTCGCTCTTTCATGGCCGTCGAGCTGAATCCTGTGATGGGACTGACCTTGACGGTGAGATCCGGGACACTGATATGTCCCAAGTTAATAAGCGCCTCACTGATTCGGGTGACTTCCAACCGAAAAAGAACAGGCGCAGAGCCAG GGGTCTCCGGAACACGAAATCTGAACAGAGGCTTCATGCCTTAATTCAGCTTAAGCGTGTTCAGATCCTAGCCATTCTTGAACCTATGTCTGTCCTTGACCCTAGTTCCATGACTAGGCGATTAGGCTTTCACGGTGTTGTCTCTAATGTTTCTAATCAGATTTGGGTCTTCTTCTCCGAGGGTGTGACGGTCGAGCTCGTGGTTGACCATGAGCAATTCCTCCACCTCAAACTTTCTGCCCCTTTTCTTCCTTCTGATGTATTTTGCTCCTTCGTTTATGCTAAGTGCGACTACATTGAGCGGCGCCACCTTTGGGATTCTTTCATCCAAGTGAAGCCCGCTAGTGGTCCCTGGCTCGTGGGAGGCGATTTCAATGTCGGTCGGGAGTCCTCGGAGTGTCTTGGCTCCTCCGGTGGACGACTCCTCCCCATGGATGAGTTTAATTCCTTTATCCTTGACTCTGGTCTCATCGACGCTGGTTTTGAAGGCTCCTCGTTCACTTGGACCAACAAAACCATTTGGAAGCGTCTGGATAGAGTCCTTGTCTCTGCGGGTTGGTGTGATCTCTTTCACTCTATCAGAGTGGAACACCTCCCCCGTTCTGTCTCTGATCACAGTCCTCTGTTCGTGTCTGCCCACCCTCTGTCCCGTGGCCCCTGTTCCTTTCGTTTCCAGAGTATGTGGACCCGGCACCATGGGTTCCTTCAGACAGTTAGGCTTAACTGGAACCTGCCCTGTCATGGGGCAGGCATGCCCCGGTTATTTGCCAAACTGAAGCGCCTCAAGAATCACCTCAAGTGGTGGAATCGAGATGTCTTTGGGAATATCTTTGATAACATCATTCAGGCCGAGAAAGCGGTCAAATTAGCTGAGGCTGCTTGTGAGACTAATCCCTCCACCCTACACTGGTCCCGGCTTTCTGAATGTAATGCTCAGCTTGCCGAAACCATAGCAATGGAGGAAGACTTCTGGAAACAAAAAGCTGCTTGCAAGTGGCTTGAGGATGGTGAGAGAAACACCAAACTCTTCCACAATATGGTTAAGAAGAAGCGTGTCACGAATAAAATCTTTCGTATCTGGGACAATGGGACTTGTCTCACTTCCCCAGCCCTCATCCAGCAATCGGGGGCTGCTTTCTTCGAGAACCTGCTTACTGGGGACCCCTCAGCTTGGGATCGCCCGGTCTTTCATGACTTTTCTCCGGTCATTTCTGATCTAGAGAACAACTGTCTCGTTGCCCTCCCCACTCTTGAGGAGGTTAGAGCCACTGTTTTCTCCATTCATCGAGATAGTGCGGCGGGCCCTGATGGGTATTCTTCTGCCTTCTTCCAGCATTGTTGGGAGATCATCCACCAGGATGTTTTTGCTGCTGTCCGGGATTTCTTCGGCGGCTCCCCTATGCCGCAATCCTTCACTGCCACCACCATCACCCTGATCCCAAAGGTTGAGGGCGCTCAGGCTTGGACGGACTTCCGCCCTATTAGCCTCTGCAACGTCACCAATAAGATCATTTCTAAACTTCTCTACTCGCGTCTGTCGAAGGTGGTGGGAAAACTTATTGCCCCGAACCAGAGCGGGTTTGTGCCGGGGAGAGTCATCTCTGACAATATCCTCCTAGCTCATGAGCTCACGCATAGCCTAGGTCTACCCTCTCGCGGGGGTAATGTCATCCTCAAATTGGACATGGCTAAGGCGTACGATCGGGTGCAGTGGCCTTTCCTCCTTTCTGTCCTCCGACATCTTGGCTTTTCGGAACCTGTGGTGTCTCTTGTCTCTGCTTGCATCTCTCATTGCAAATTTTCCGTCAACATCAATGGTACCCCGGCTGGTTTCTTTGCCTCCACGCGGGGTCTTCGACAGGGCGATCCTCTGTCCCCTCTCCTCTTCATCATTGGGGCTGAGTATCTTTCTCGAGGCCTGAACTCCCTTTTCCTTCGTCATCCGAGCCTTAAGTTCCGCTCCGGCTGCGACATACTCATCTCCCACCTGGCCTATGCTGATGATATCATTATCTTTGCCAACGGTGGGGCCCGCGGGATGCGTTGCATCAAAGAGTTTCTTTGGCACTACGAAAACTGCTCTGGCCAGCTGGTCAATGTAGCTAAGAGTGCGATCATCCTTCCACCCAGATCTCCTGAGCGCCTCCGCACACGCTTACTGCGTATCACTGGCTTTGCGGAAGGGCAGCTCCCTCTGAAGTATCTTGGAGTCCCTCTCTTCCGGGGGAACCGCAAGTCCACCCTCTTCGAGCCTCTTCTGATGGCCGTCAGGAAAAAACTCGAAGGGTGGGAGTCCCGCACCCTCTCTCCGGGTAGTCGTTTGACCTTGCTCCGCAGTGTTCTACTCTCTATGCCGATCTACCTTTTTCAGGTCATCCAGCCCCCCCTAGCAGTTATCGAAAAGCTTGAGCTGATTTTTAATGGTTTTCTTTGGGGTTCCCGCTCTCTCGAGAAAAAGTGGCATTGGGCACGTTGGTCTCGTGCTTGTCTTCCTACTCAGGAAGGAGGCCTTGGGTTTCGCAGGCTGAAAGACCTGGTTGACAGCTTCTCGGTCAAACTGTGGTTCCGGTTCAGACAGGGCGCCTCTCTTTGGGCGCGTTTCCTCCTGCAGAAATATTGTCGTCTTGACCATCCTGCTTCCGTCCCCCTTCGTGGCTCCGTTTCTCCCACGTGGCATCGCCTTCTTAAGATCCGGGCTCGTGCCGAGCCCGGCATTCGTTGGCGAGTCGGTTCTGGAGATGTCTCTTTTTGGGATGATATTTGGTTTGGGGATACCCCTTTATCTGACCAGAGTGTGGTTTGGGGGCCTCGTGCCGCCCGTGTTTCTAGTTTTCTTTCGGAGGGTTCCTGGGACTTCGATAGCCTCTGCTCTATCGTTCCCCCCTCCATTGCTACGGAGATCACCCTGATCCCCGTTACTGCTGGGGAGTCAGACGTGGCGCGCTGGACTCATAGTGCTGATGGTGTCTTCTCGTTGAAATCGGCCTGGGAGCTGATTCGAACGAGAGCACCTGTTTCTGACATTTTCACCCCTTTCTGGGGGAGGTGTCTTCGTCCTACCATCTCTTTCTTCCTTTGGAGGCTTTGGCATCGGTGGCTTCCGGTGGATGAGGTCCTCCAATCGTGCGGCATTTCCCTTGGGTCGAAATGTCAATGTTGCGCCATGCCGGAGACTTTCTGTCACATTTTCCTTGATGGTCCCGTTGCCCGCTCTGTGTGGCACTTCTTTGGGGCAGTTTTCCGGGTCCAGATACCCCATACCTCTGATTTCTTACTCTTCCTCAGCTCCTGGAAGAGGAATTTGGCTTGGACGCCAGGGGGCCATATGAAGGAATTTCTCCCCTTCATGATCTTGTGGTTCCTTTGGACTGCGCGTAATGATGCCAAACACCGTCGTAGGCCCATCTCTGGGGAGACGGTCAAACATCAAATCCTCTCTTATATTCGTCTCGCTCACTCGGCCTCCCTCGTCAAGCCTAAACTCTGGTTGGGCTTTTCTCAGGCGGCTGGGTTGCTTGGAGTGTCCGTCATTCTTCGGCCTGTCCTGAAGATGACGATTGTTCGCTGGCTTAGACCCCCTCCCGGGGTCTACAAGCTCAATGTTGATGGGAGCTCGAGAGGTAGCCCGGGTGATTCTTCTGTTGGCGGGGTTGTTCGGGACTCGTCGGGCCGTGTTGTCTTGTCTTTCAGCGAGTTCATCGGAGTTGGGACCAATGTTCGGGCGGAGCTGTGGGCGGTGTGGAGAGGTCTTCTACTCTGTTCTGACCTTAGCCTTTTTCCACTTTGGATCGAGACCGACTCCTTGATATCTATTCAGATCATCCGTTCTCGTCAGTGTCAGTGGCGTTTTGACCATATTGTTTCCCGTATCCACGGCCTGTTGAGAGGGCGTTCAGTTCATCTGACTCACATTTATCGGGAGGGTAACTCGGTTGCGGATGCTCTAGCGACGGTTGCCCACTCGCTTCGACG
- the LOC140827490 gene encoding uncharacterized protein — MRIWPVSPPWRRIFGNRKRLVIGLRMVSGTPNSSITMVRKKRVANKIFRIWENGVCLTSQDLIQQSGALFFQDLLTGEPSAIDCPDFSDFLSVISAVDNDGIAAIPSLEEGSPMPQGFTATTITLIPKVEGARAWSDFRPISLCNVTNKIISKLLYSRLRDVVERLVSPNQSGFVPGRMISDNILLAQELTHSITLPTRGGNVILKLDMAKAYDRVQGLRQGDPLSPLLFILGAEYLSRGLDRLYLQHPALRYRSDCDFLISHLAYADDVIIFASGGSRGMQRLVDFLHHYENCSGQRVNAAKSSLILPPRCSGRLRSRLLRITGFAEGHLPLKYLGVPHYRGNRTCSLFEPLLQSVRRKLEGWEIRTLSPGSRMTLIRSVLLSMPIYLFQVVQPPLAVMEKLERVFNAFLWGSRPLERNWHWARWSRACLPVLEGGLGFRRLKDLVECFSIKLWFRFRQGSSLWARFLFRKYCRLDAPACVPARGSISPIWRRLLRIRPRAEPGIRWRVGLGDVSFWDDTWFGDVPLSSRYVVHGGRDVRVSHFLSEGSWDFDRLCAVVAPSVAEAIVLIPVLSGDPDLARWIHSSDGAFSVRSAWELIRQRAPSSDIFRQCWGSWLRPTMSFFLWRFWHQWLPVDEVLQRRGFALASRCQCCDMSETFTHIFIRSPVARSVWHFFGAVFRVHIPDTEDFSLFLNYIGRRLFAGCDRRPGASSLMWMGARVVYLGTPAAGGVVRDDSGRVVLSFSEFIGAGSSLRAELWAVLLVRGFLFSPVLPDWCEWAQTLAHYMFGLLGIRWALALSLLVLFFGPLIFPGALFLFVLLLGPFLDPGGRYCRLLLARRLRSFTADCYGWLW; from the exons ATGAGGATCTGGCCTGTATCACCGccatggaggcggatttttggAAACAGAAAGCGGCTTGTCATTGGCTTGAGGATGGTGAGCGGAACACCAAACTCTTCCATAACTATGGTGAGGAAAAAGCGTGTGGCGAATAAGATTTTCCGCATTTGGGAGAATGGGGTTTGCCTGACATCTCAGGATTTGATTCAGCAGTCGGGAGCCTTGTTTTTCCAGGATCTTCTTACCGGGGAGCCCTCTGCGATCGATTGCCCTGATTTTTCGGATTTTCTCTCGGTCATCTCTGCTGTGGATAATGATGGTATTGCTGCGATTCCCTCTTTGGAGGAG GGTTCTCCTATGCCTCAGGGCTTTACCGCCACCACGATCACTCTGATTCCCAAAGTCGAGGGTGCACGAGCTTGGTCGGACTTCCGTCCGATCAGTCTGTGCAATGTCACGAACAAAATCATCTCGAAGCTGTTGTACTCTCGGTTGAGGGATGTGGTGGAGAGACTTGTTTCCCCGAATCAGAGTGGCTTCGTTCCGGGTCGGATGATCTCTGATAATATTCTCCTTGCCCAGGAGCTCACTCACAGCATTACTCTCCCCACTCGTGGTGGTAATGTCATCTTGAAGTTGGATATGGCCAAGGCCTATGATAGAGTCCA AGGCCTCCGGCAGGGTGATCCATTGTCTCCCCTTCTCTTCATTTTGGGGGCGGAATATCTTTCTCGTGGCCTTGACCGCCTCTACCTGCAGCATCCTGCGCTGAGGTACCGTTCTGATTGTGATTTTTTGATTTCCCATCTGGCTTATGCTGATGACGTCATTATTTTTGCCAGTGGTGGGTCTCGTGGTATGCAGCGCCTTGTCGATTTTCTGCATCACTACGAGAACTGTTCGGGCCAGCGTGTGAATGCTGCCAAGAGTTCTTTGATTTTGCCTCCGAGGTGCTCTGGGCGCCTCCGCTCCCGGCTTTTGCGCATCACCGGTTTCGCCGAGGGTCATCTGCCCCTCAAGTACCTCGGAGTTCCCCATTATCGGGGTAATCGCACGTGCTCCCTTTTTGAGCCCCTCCTACAGTCTGTTCGTAGGAAGTTAGAGGGTTGGGAGATTCGGACCCTCTCCCCGGGTAGCCGCATGACCCTGATACGTAGCGTGCTCCTCTCCATGCCGATTTATCTGTTTCAGGTGGTTCAGCCACCTCTGGCTGTCATGGAGAAGCTTGAGCGGGTGTTTAATGCCTTCCTCTGGGGGTCGAGGCCCTTGGAAAGGAATTGGCACTGGGCCAGGTGGTCCCGGGCTTGCCTCCCCGTGCTTGAGGGGGGCCTTGGATTCCGCAGATTGAAAGATCTCGTGGAATGTTTTTCTATAAAATTATGGTTCAGATTTCGGCAGGGCTCCTCTCTATGGGCGAGATTCCTTTTCCGGAAGTATTGCCGGCTGGATGCTCCTGCCTGTGTCCCCGCCCGTGGTTCTATATCCCCCATTTGGCGACGTCTCCTTAGGATCCGCCCTCGTGCGGAGCCTGGCATTCGCTGGCGTGTTGGTCTTGGAGATGTTTCCTTTTGGGATGACACTTGGTTTGGGGACGTTCCTTTGTCCTCCCGGTATGTGGTCCATGGGGGCCGTGATGTTCGGGTCTCTCATTTTCTGTCTGAGGGGTCCTGGGATTTTGATCGCCTTTGTGCGGTTGTTGCTCCTTCGGTTGCCGAGGCGATTGTTTTGATTCCTGTTCTTTCGGGAGACCCTGATCTGGCACGATGGATCCATAGCTCCGATGGTGCTTTCTCCGTGAGATCTGCTTGGGAGCTGATCCGTCAGCGTGCTCCGTCTTCTGATATATTCCGTCAGTGTTGGGGGAGTTGGTTGAGGCCTACCATGTCGTTCTTCCTCTGGAGATTCTGGCATCAGTGGCTCCCAGTTGATGAGGTGCTCCAGCGCCGGGGTTTTGCGTTAGCCTCGAGATGTCAGTGTTGTGATATGTCTGAGACATTCACACACATATTCATTCGCAGCCCGGTTGCTCGGTCTGTCTGGCACTTCTTTGGCGCCGTGTTTCGGGTTCATATTCCCGACACTGAGGATTTCAGTTTGTTCCTCA ATTACATAGGACGGCGATTGTTCGCTGGCTGCGACCGCCGTCCGGGTGCTTCAAGCTTAATGTGGATGGGAGCTCGCGTGGTTTATCTGGGGACTCCTGCTGCTGGTGGCGTTGTTCGGGATGATTCCGGGAGGGTTGTGCTCTCATTCAGCGAGTTCATTGGAGCTGGGTCTTCTCTCCGGGCTGAGCTTTGGGCG GTACTGTTAGTTAGGGGGTTTCTCTTTTCCCCTGTTCTGCCAGACTGGTGTGAGTGGGCTCAGACACTCGCACACTACATGTTTGGTCTCCTCGGGATTAGGTGGGCTCTTGCACTCTCCCTATTGGTGCTTTTCTTTGGCCCTCTCATATTCCCTGGAGCGCTATTTCTGTTTGTGCTTCTCTTGGGTCCATTCCTGGACCCCGGCGGGCGTTACTGCAGGCTTCTCCTTGCCCGACGACTTCGCTCTTTTACTGCCGACTGTTATGGATGGCTCTGGTGA